The Oncorhynchus kisutch isolate 150728-3 linkage group LG20, Okis_V2, whole genome shotgun sequence genome has a segment encoding these proteins:
- the LOC109865259 gene encoding LOW QUALITY PROTEIN: GTP-binding protein 2-like (The sequence of the model RefSeq protein was modified relative to this genomic sequence to represent the inferred CDS: inserted 1 base in 1 codon): MVNEQFLDLRVAVLGNVDSGKSTLLGVLTQGELDNGRGRARLDLFRHLHEIQTGRTSSISFEILGFNSKGEVVNYSDSRTAEEICESSSKMITFIDLAGHHKYLKTTIFGLTSYCPDFAMLVVSANTGIAGTTREHLGLAMALKVPIFIVVSKXDLCAKGTVERTVRQLEHVLKLPGCNKVPMVVVSPDDAVTAAQQFAQSSSITPIFTLSSVSGESLALLKVFFNILPPLSNSKEQEELMQQLTEFQVDEIYTVPDVGTVVGGTLYSGVCREGERLVVGPTDEGRFLRLKVGSIHRNRSACRVLRAGQAATLALGNFDRSLLRKNMVMVSPKMNPTICWQFEAAIVLLFHAKTFRRGFQVTVHVGNIRQTATVECLHGKEELRTGERAVVCFRFIKHPEYLRMGAKLLFREGVTKGIGHVTSLLPDSHDQNQIHDQNQREIEK; encoded by the exons ATGGTCAATG agcaGTTCTTGGACCTGCGTGTGGCGGTACTGGGAAACGTGGACTCAGGGAAGTCCACGCTGTTGGGCGTGCTGACTCAAGGTGAGCTGGACAACGGGCGAGGCCGGGCACGCCTCGACCTCTTCAGACACCTTCATGAGATCCAAACGGGCAGGACATCAAGCATCAGCTTTGAGATTTTGGGCTTCAATAGCAAAGGGGAG GTGGTGAACTACAGTGACTCCCGTACAGCCGAGGAGATTTGCGAGAGCTCTTCTAAGATGATCACCTTCATTGACCTGGCCGGCCACCACAAGTACCTGAAAACCACAATTTTTGGCCTCACCAGCTACTGCCCAGACTTCGCCATGCTGGTGGTCAGCGCCAACACAGGCATAG CTGGCACCACCCGCGAGCACCTGGGCCTGGCCATGGCACTAAAGGTGCCCATCTTTATCGTGGTCAGCA TGGACTTGTGTGCCAAAGGAACAGTGGAGCGCACAGTACGCCAGCTGGAGCATGTCCTCAAGCTGCCCGGCTGTAACAAAGTGCCGATGGTGGTGGTCAGCCCAGACGACGCCGTCACAGCCGCCCAGCAGTTCGCTCAGTCCTCCAG CATCACACCCATCTTCACCCTGTCCAGCGTGTCTGGAGAGAGTCTAGCCCTGCTTAAGGTCTTCTTCAACATCCTGCCTCCTCTCAGCAACAGCAAGGAGCAGGAGGAGCTCATGCAGCAACTCACTGAGTTCCAG GTAGATGAGATCTATACCGTGCCAGATGTGGGGACAGTGGTGGGAGGAACTCTCTACAG TGGGGTGTGTCGCGAGGGGGAGAGGCTGGTGGTTGGCCCTACGGACGAGGGCCGTTTCCTGAGGCTGAAGGTGGGCAGCATCCATAGGAACCGCTCGGCATGCAGGGTGCTGAGAGCTGGCCAAGCCGCCACACTGGCCCTCGGCAACTTTGACCGCTCGCTGCTCCGCAA GAATATGGTGATGGTCAGCCCGAAGATGAACCCCACCATCTGCTGGCAGTTTGAGGCGGCCATCGTCCTTCTCTTCCACGCCAAAACGTTCCGTCGGGGCTTCCAAGTGACTGTGCACGTGGGGAACATAAGACAGACGGCTACCGTGGAGTGCCTGCATGGAAAa GAGGAGCTGCGCACAGGAGAGAGGGCTGTGGTCTGCTTTCGCTTCATTAAACACCCCGAGTACCTCCGCATGGGCGCCAAGCTGCTCTTCAGGGAGGGCGTGACCAAGGGCATCGGCCATGTCACCAGCCTCCTGCCTGACTCACATGACCAGAACCAGATCCATGACCAGAaccagagggagatagagaaatag